GCTGAAGTGAACTGTAGAGTCACTGAAGTCAAACGAGTAAAACCGGTAAGTACTGTTACATTGGCCACGCCCccccaaccaccaccaccatgtCCAACCATCTCCTCACACTCGCAATCGTCCTCCTACTCGCCGCCACCGGAGGGGCCCACTCAGAACAACAACACCAACACGACACGCCTATCAGTCGTTTCCAAAACTACCTCCGGATCAACACGGCCCACCCGAACCCGAACTACACCGCCCCGGTCTCCTTCCTCACCGCCATAgcccaaaccctaaacctccaaatccaaaccctcCACTTCACGCCTTCTAAATCCAagcccctcctcctcctcaccTGGCCTGGCTCCCGCCCCTCCCTCCCCTCCCTCCTCCTCAACTCCCACCTCGACTCCGTCCCCGCCGAGCCACACAAGTGGGCCCACCCTCCCTTCTCCGCCCACCGCACCGCAGACGGCCGCATATTCGCCCGTGGGGCCCAGGACGACAAGTGCATCGCCATCCAGTACCTCGAGGCCATCCGAAACCTGAAAGCCGCCGACTTTGTCCCAATCCGCACCGTCCACCTGTCCTTCGTCCCCGATGAGGAGATCGGCGGCCTGGACGGCGTCGCCAAGTTCGCGGCTTCCAAGGAGTTTCGGGATTTGAACGTCGGGTTTATGCTGGACGAAGGCCAGGCTAACCCTGGCGACGAGTTTAGGGTTTTCTACGCCGATCGGACTCCGTGGAATTTGATCGTCAAGGCGAAGGGCGCTCCCGGGCACGGGTCCAGATTGTACGACAATGGAGCGATGGAGAATTTGATGAATAGCGTTGAGGTTATGACTCGATTTCGGGCGGCCCAGTTCGATGTGGTCAAAGCCGGGAAGGCCTCCATTTCGGAGGTTATTTCGGTCAATCCGGTTTATTTGAAATCTGGGATTGCTTCTGGCGATGTGAGTTTGAAGTACTGGTTattgtgtgtttgtttgtgttgtgATGGGTCATTTGGTGTTTTGATCATAAGGTGTTTGATTGTATGCTTGTGTAGGGGTTTGCGATGAATATGCAGCCTTCAGAGGCCGAGGCCGGGTTTAATATAAGAATACCGCCTACTGTGGACCCCGAGCTTGTTAGGAAGAGGATTGCTGAGGAGTGGGCACCGGAGGCGAGGAATTTGACATACCAGGTGAACTTTTTGGCTCTGTTCagtttcattgattttgtatatTGAGTTTGTGGATGGATTCTTCAGTGTTTTCATTCATTTACTATAATGTGAAATTATAGGAGTTGGgaatttttcattcatttagTATAATGTGAAATTATAGGAGTTAGGAATTTATGTGTAGATAACCTAATTTCTAATTCCATTGTTAAATACATTACTCCATCAACTTAATTATGTGTTTCTCTTTAAATTAGTTCGCATGAATCTGATTAGAAGATAAACCCTGCAGCAGGCTATTAGTTTGTAATGGTAATATTAATTATCCGCAtagttttctgatttttctgtGCATCCTCAATATAAACTTTCTACTCCTCAACccattatatatacatattcaGTTACTGTGCCGCACATTTTCCTCACGTAGGATGATAAGAAGTTATAGTACATGTTAAATTGATTCTCAAGATTTGATATGCTCAATTTCAAAACCATTTTTTCGGACTATGAAATTCAAGCAGTTCGTCCCTGGTTATCATCTTTACTGATAGTGAGCTACCATGTCTAAGGCTTTTCACTTGGAAATCGGTATTAAAGTCGGACGTCAAATTAGAAAATGTGCTGAACTTTGATTTGGGTAAACAACAAATGTGGCAACTACTTATCGTAATTTCCTCATGCGGTTACCAATATTACAACTTTCCTATGGCTGGTAAATGGCTACTTGTCATCGTTGCATCAGCTTGAAAGAGAGCTGATTCTGTATAATGGCCTCTGTTAACATTTAATAATCTACCTGAAACATTTTGGGTatgagatttttatttatttatcttatttGAAAGATATCATCTGAGACCAGTTCTATAACATTCTGCTCAGGTTTGCGTTATGGGGTTTGGTCATAGGAGCCGaaccctttttatttttgttattgcaTATTATCCTGTACTTACAAATCCATATGCATAATCTTTTCAGTGCGCCAAAAATAGGTTTCGAGTTTCAAATGTATTGTTGATGACCACTATgctgtctttttttctttgatctGTATATTCTCTTTGTTTCCTCTATCTTCTCTGCAAACAGGCgcataaatgaaaaatggcTTATGACTTACTTTATATGGCAGCTAATTGAGAAAGGACCGAATAGAGACTATAGGGGTCGCCCTTTAGCAACACCAACCGATGATTCCAATCCATGGTGGTCTGTTTTCAAACAAGCTATCGCATCGGCTGGAGGCAAACTTGCAAAGCCTGAAATCTTGGCATCAACTACCGATGCACGATACATGAGACAGCAGGGCATTCCTGCTCTTGGTTTCTCCCCAATGACGAACACTCCCATCTTACTTCATGACCATAACGAGGTTCAGTATTGTTGTTACCAGTCTTTTTAACATGCGCTTATTATCAAATTCTCTTCCTGACTCCCCTcatctcttttcttttgcagtTCCTAAAGGATACCGTATTCTTGAAGGGCATAAAAGTATATGAATCCGTAATCAGTGCTTTGAGTTCCGTAGTGGAAACTTCTGAATAGCCACCACAGTATTAAATGGAGAGAACAATGATTGCATATTAAACTTGCCACAGTGCTGCACCATTTTAAGTGGCGTTTTGCACTCCGGACACTCGGGGGTGGATTCAAAGCGAGCTTCATCTGAAAGGTGAAGTTGTTGGTTTAATATGCTTGAACAGTTTTACAAATTGTTATAAATCGTCCCCATCAAGCTTTGCaaatattttctataaattgtcCACGCTGAATAAAAGTCCTGAATCTGCCAATCTAGATGTCCTGGACGTTCTTGTTGTTGCATTGATTGTGTCTTGCGGTAATGTCATTTATTGTACATTCCTTGAAACGATGTATATGATTGAATAAGAGGGATTACAAATTAATATATGGCATATATTATTGCTGAAGTCACAGTCGGAGTATGGCGTTTGTACTTTGTTCAATGAACCACAGCTTGTGTTATTATTGGTTGGAAATTAAGTAAGTGTTTAGCAGATGGTGTTCGTTCGTCATGCCTAGCATTATTAGACAGTGATACGAACTGTTGAAGACATCTTTTAATCGTTGATTTGATTATAGGCACTGTTTCTGGTTCAACTTTATTATTTGTCTTTCTAGATGAAGGGGAAATTCGACTAGTGTTGGCCGGATCGTTTTTATCATCTTCATCACTCTTTCAATTACCTGGGTtagatgaaaatgaaagatAAAATTAATAAGGCGAGTCTTTCCCCAGTTTTTAGACTTGTGTTTCTATTACCACTTCCAAAATGATCATTTCAAAACACAAATTTAATAtgttaaagaaagaaaataaaactcgAGCTGTCACGGAAACTCCCAAGCTACTTGGAAGAGTAGTGTACGAGCTCTTTCTTAAGCACCGTTCTCTTACAAGACGGTTAAGGACGGACAAGTTTCTATCTCTAACCATAGAtgtcaaaaattcaaaagccGACAAGTATGGAGCAAGTTCTACGCATAGGCTTCAGTCACCACCACCCATAAATGTTAATAGGACTCGATCAAAATAGACTAGTTGCCAAACCGGCTAGGGCAGAGTGATCATTGTGGTCACTTATAGCTCCACCGAGGCTCCAACCAAGTTCGCTTTACAAATTATTTAAATGGGATAGCAACTTGAATAATGCTGCTACTAGGACACGAAGGAAGGATTTTAGCTCCAAATTACATCACATCTAGACTTTGGGAGATGCCAAATGCCATgctcaaataaatttaaggcactagttgaaattgaaatctgCACACCTCACACCTCATGCCTTTTTGGATAACACAGTCCCTTACATACATACATGCATACCTCATCAAAGATTAGTTGCTATCATGCTCTCTATATCTATCTAGCTGTAATATGATATCAAGTCAACAactttgtctctctctttggACTATAATTTGGTGCACTCAAAAACATCCACCAAACATTTAATTACTCATGTACGTAAGCCattgtattatatattttgtggATATGGTGGttgattgaatttgaatcCTTTTCCTGGAACTTTCATATGTATACCAAAACAGGGGATTTGATTCTTTTGATTTACACCTTATGTACCCACATGGATCTTGCCTCTTCATTATCCAACATACTCCCACCTTTGCAAACCTTCACTGCACTTTCCTATGCGGCTATGCCCATCCCTCCTCTCATCATAAACCCAATCCTCTTcccatatattatatatcttTATAGTTTACAGACTcatgtcaaataaataaatatttaattatcttgTCATACTGTGAATTTCACACATGTTTGAATACTCAAACAAAAATCGATCGATAATTCAAATTCACAATTCGTCAAGCAATTAAACAATACATCATTTTTCatagtttatatatatatatatatatatatatgtgatgtTTAACTCTTTTGGCCAATAGGTCACTTGGCCTCAACCAAATTGGTCCCTACCTCCTCAGGGCTCGACCTGCATCGATTTAATGGGGGATTTTTGTATTAGATATGTCTTTTTCATTGATATGCAAAGTACGGAAAGCCAGAGCCATTTGGTACGGTGTATGCCAGTTAAGAGATCTCTAGATAGAATATAGATAAGGAAAGAAGCAATGAATCTTCATTCATATATTTTGAAAgataagttatttatttaattatttatacacaaatgatattgaaagaagaagaatcaaAGTTAGGACCTCAGGTATAAGAGTAAATACTCTTAATCATTTGAACTACTTACTGGAAAGACAAAT
The window above is part of the Prunus dulcis chromosome 1, ALMONDv2, whole genome shotgun sequence genome. Proteins encoded here:
- the LOC117616560 gene encoding aminoacylase-1, with product MSNHLLTLAIVLLLAATGGAHSEQQHQHDTPISRFQNYLRINTAHPNPNYTAPVSFLTAIAQTLNLQIQTLHFTPSKSKPLLLLTWPGSRPSLPSLLLNSHLDSVPAEPHKWAHPPFSAHRTADGRIFARGAQDDKCIAIQYLEAIRNLKAADFVPIRTVHLSFVPDEEIGGLDGVAKFAASKEFRDLNVGFMLDEGQANPGDEFRVFYADRTPWNLIVKAKGAPGHGSRLYDNGAMENLMNSVEVMTRFRAAQFDVVKAGKASISEVISVNPVYLKSGIASGDGFAMNMQPSEAEAGFNIRIPPTVDPELVRKRIAEEWAPEARNLTYQLIEKGPNRDYRGRPLATPTDDSNPWWSVFKQAIASAGGKLAKPEILASTTDARYMRQQGIPALGFSPMTNTPILLHDHNEFLKDTVFLKGIKVYESVISALSSVVETSE